One stretch of Hemibagrus wyckioides isolate EC202008001 linkage group LG01, SWU_Hwy_1.0, whole genome shotgun sequence DNA includes these proteins:
- the si:dkey-23o4.6 gene encoding retinol dehydrogenase 13 isoform X2, which translates to MWDRVQSSVYAQCGAVLALAVTGFLLMRKWIAGGMCKSQARLDGKTVLITGANTGIGKATAQDMARRGVMMCPKWITEDGFETQLAVNHLGHFLLTNLLLGILKSSAPSRVVNVSSIAHVGGYFILSVCFCVGEIHIDDLFFDKRPYNSLDSYRQSKLANVLFSRQLAQRMKGTGVTSYSLHPGVIHTELGRHVKSQYPLLSYVLTLFSLLLLKTPWQGAQTSIYCAVTEGLEDKSGCYFSDCAEKEPGPEAKDDELARRLWDESARLVGLTTVQ; encoded by the exons ATGTGGGACCGAGTTCAGTCGTCGGTATACGCGCAGTGTGGGGCAGTGCTCGCGCTCGCAGTGACCG GCTTTTTGTTGATGCGGAAATGGATTGCTGGTGGCATGTGCAAAAGTCAAGCTCGCCTTGATGGAAAAACAGTATTGATTACTGGAGCCAACACTGGCATTGGCAAGGCAACAGCACAGGATATGGCTCGTCGAG GTGTAATGATGTGCCCCAAGTGGATCACAGAGGATGGGTTTGAGACACAGCTAGCCGTCAATCACCTGGGCCATTTCTTACTTACCAATCTTCTTTTGGGAATTCTCAAGAGCTCCGCCCCGAGTCGTGTGGTGAATGTGTCCAGTATTGCACATGTTGGCG GgtatttcattttatctgtatgtttttgtgtagGAGAGATTCATATTGATGATCTATTTTTTGACAAGAGGCCATACAACTCTCTGGATAGCTATAGACAGAGCAAGCTGGCCAATGTGCTGTTCTCCAGACAACTTGCTCAGCGGATGAAAG GTACTGGGGTGACTTCCTACAGCTTGCACCCTGGAGTGATCCATACGGAGTTGGGCCGCCATGTGAAGTCTCAGTACCCCCTGCTAAGTTATGTACTCACACTCTTTTCCTTGCTGCTGCTGAAGACACCCTGGCAGGGAGCACAGACGTCCATCTACTGTGCTGTGACAGAGGGCCTGGAGGACAAGTCTGGATGCTATTTCAG TGACTGTGCTGAGAAGGAGCCTGGTCCAGAAGCTAAAGATGATGAGCTGGCACGGAGACTGTGGGATGAAAGTGCTCGACTGGTGGGCTTGACTACAGTGCAGTAG
- the si:dkey-23o4.6 gene encoding retinol dehydrogenase 13 isoform X1, whose translation MWDRVQSSVYAQCGAVLALAVTGFLLMRKWIAGGMCKSQARLDGKTVLITGANTGIGKATAQDMARRGARVVMACRDLTRAEIAAQEIRQATGNGNVIIRHLNLASLYSIQEFAKEFIATEERLDILINNAGVMMCPKWITEDGFETQLAVNHLGHFLLTNLLLGILKSSAPSRVVNVSSIAHVGGEIHIDDLFFDKRPYNSLDSYRQSKLANVLFSRQLAQRMKGTGVTSYSLHPGVIHTELGRHVKSQYPLLSYVLTLFSLLLLKTPWQGAQTSIYCAVTEGLEDKSGCYFSDCAEKEPGPEAKDDELARRLWDESARLVGLTTVQ comes from the exons ATGTGGGACCGAGTTCAGTCGTCGGTATACGCGCAGTGTGGGGCAGTGCTCGCGCTCGCAGTGACCG GCTTTTTGTTGATGCGGAAATGGATTGCTGGTGGCATGTGCAAAAGTCAAGCTCGCCTTGATGGAAAAACAGTATTGATTACTGGAGCCAACACTGGCATTGGCAAGGCAACAGCACAGGATATGGCTCGTCGAG GGGCTCGGGTGGTGATGGCCTGTCGGGACCTGACACGGGCTGAAATCGCTGCGCAAGAGATACGGCAAGCCACAGGAAATGGGAATGTGATCATCCGACACCTGAATCTAGCCTCCCTTTATTCCATTCAGGAGTTTGCCAAAGAATTTATAGCCACAGAGGAACGACTGGATATTCTCATCAACAATGCAGG TGTAATGATGTGCCCCAAGTGGATCACAGAGGATGGGTTTGAGACACAGCTAGCCGTCAATCACCTGGGCCATTTCTTACTTACCAATCTTCTTTTGGGAATTCTCAAGAGCTCCGCCCCGAGTCGTGTGGTGAATGTGTCCAGTATTGCACATGTTGGCG GAGAGATTCATATTGATGATCTATTTTTTGACAAGAGGCCATACAACTCTCTGGATAGCTATAGACAGAGCAAGCTGGCCAATGTGCTGTTCTCCAGACAACTTGCTCAGCGGATGAAAG GTACTGGGGTGACTTCCTACAGCTTGCACCCTGGAGTGATCCATACGGAGTTGGGCCGCCATGTGAAGTCTCAGTACCCCCTGCTAAGTTATGTACTCACACTCTTTTCCTTGCTGCTGCTGAAGACACCCTGGCAGGGAGCACAGACGTCCATCTACTGTGCTGTGACAGAGGGCCTGGAGGACAAGTCTGGATGCTATTTCAG TGACTGTGCTGAGAAGGAGCCTGGTCCAGAAGCTAAAGATGATGAGCTGGCACGGAGACTGTGGGATGAAAGTGCTCGACTGGTGGGCTTGACTACAGTGCAGTAG